The following proteins are co-located in the Pseudarthrobacter siccitolerans genome:
- a CDS encoding ATP-dependent 6-phosphofructokinase, with translation MKIGILTSGGDCPGLNAVIRGAVLKGIAIHGHEFVGFLDGWRGVVEGDIIDIPRTMVRGIAKQGGTILGTSRTNPFENGGGPDVIKAHMDRLGIDAIIAIGGEGTLAAAKRLTDAGLKIVGVPKTVDNDLDATDYTFGFDTAVQIATEAIDRLRTTGESHHRCMIAEVMGRHVGWIALHAGMAAGAHAILIPEQKVSIEQITEWVNEAHARGRAPLVVVAEGFVPEHMETPHSERGLDTFGRPRLGGIADQLAPELEARTGIETRATILGHIQRGGVPSAFDRVLATRLGMAAIDSVVEGYWGTMVALKGTDIEHVAFHEALGQLKTVPQKRYDEAAVLFG, from the coding sequence ATGAAAATTGGAATTCTCACCAGCGGTGGCGACTGCCCCGGGCTGAACGCCGTGATCCGCGGAGCCGTCCTCAAGGGCATTGCCATCCATGGTCACGAATTCGTGGGTTTCCTTGACGGCTGGCGCGGCGTCGTCGAGGGCGACATCATCGATATCCCCCGCACCATGGTCCGCGGCATCGCCAAGCAGGGCGGCACCATTTTGGGTACTTCCCGCACCAACCCCTTCGAAAACGGCGGCGGCCCCGATGTCATCAAGGCCCACATGGACCGGCTGGGCATTGACGCCATCATCGCGATCGGCGGTGAGGGAACCCTGGCTGCTGCCAAGCGCCTCACGGACGCCGGCCTGAAAATCGTGGGTGTTCCCAAGACCGTGGACAACGACCTCGACGCCACCGACTACACCTTCGGCTTCGACACCGCTGTGCAGATCGCCACCGAAGCCATCGACCGGCTCCGGACCACCGGCGAATCGCACCACCGCTGCATGATCGCCGAAGTGATGGGCCGCCATGTGGGCTGGATCGCCCTCCACGCCGGTATGGCAGCCGGCGCCCACGCCATCCTCATCCCGGAGCAGAAGGTCAGCATCGAGCAGATCACCGAATGGGTGAATGAGGCCCACGCCCGTGGCCGCGCACCGCTGGTAGTGGTCGCTGAAGGCTTCGTGCCCGAGCACATGGAAACCCCGCACTCCGAACGCGGCCTGGACACCTTCGGCCGGCCCCGCCTGGGCGGCATCGCAGACCAGCTCGCCCCGGAACTCGAAGCCCGCACCGGCATCGAAACCCGCGCCACCATCCTGGGCCACATCCAGCGCGGCGGCGTGCCGTCAGCCTTCGACCGCGTCCTCGCCACCCGCCTGGGCATGGCCGCCATCGACTCCGTGGTGGAAGGCTACTGGGGCACCATGGTGGCGCTGAAGGGTACGGACATCGAGCACGTGGCCTTCCACGAAGCCCTGGGCCAGCTCAAGACCGTGCCGCAGAAGCGCTACGACGAAGCCGCCGTCCTCTTCGGCTGA
- a CDS encoding GNAT family N-acetyltransferase, with the protein MTLDPGSAAIIQLAWARRLGLDDDAFGTALASGERIVRADESARTVEFVRLFGSSALVGPQWVIDAAADIRDEEMAQHVTLLTLTRSHGGHGLGAAALFFADDLPLKQPPEEMTVSHGNPEAIELEGRCPPDDVNEVGLSDLENRYTIVHEVEGRRVPLACGAYSEWVGLLAHLGVLVDPEWRRRGLGSLAVSIAAHEALAAGLTLQWRTDVSNTGSLALARKLGLSAGGIQTSVHLG; encoded by the coding sequence ATGACACTTGACCCCGGTTCTGCCGCCATCATCCAGCTTGCGTGGGCCCGGCGCCTGGGACTGGACGACGACGCTTTCGGTACTGCCCTGGCCTCCGGCGAGCGGATTGTCCGTGCCGACGAATCAGCCCGCACCGTGGAGTTCGTCCGGCTCTTTGGCAGTTCGGCGCTGGTGGGTCCGCAGTGGGTCATCGACGCCGCTGCGGACATTCGGGACGAGGAGATGGCCCAGCACGTCACCCTCCTGACGCTGACCCGGTCCCACGGCGGCCACGGGCTCGGCGCCGCGGCGTTGTTCTTCGCGGACGACCTGCCGCTCAAGCAACCCCCGGAAGAGATGACCGTCTCGCACGGCAACCCGGAAGCCATCGAACTCGAGGGCCGCTGCCCGCCGGATGACGTCAACGAGGTGGGCCTTTCAGACCTCGAGAACCGCTACACCATCGTCCACGAGGTGGAGGGCCGGCGCGTGCCCCTGGCCTGCGGTGCCTACTCTGAATGGGTGGGACTGCTGGCCCACCTTGGGGTGCTGGTGGACCCCGAATGGCGCCGCCGCGGACTGGGGTCGCTCGCCGTGTCCATCGCGGCCCACGAAGCCTTGGCGGCAGGGCTCACGCTGCAGTGGCGCACCGACGTCAGCAACACCGGATCCCTGGCACTGGCCCGGAAGCTCGGCCTGTCAGCCGGCGGAATCCAGACCAGCGTCCACCTTGGCTGA
- a CDS encoding DHA2 family efflux MFS transporter permease subunit, producing the protein MENVAKQWPALWSLVIGFFMILIDSTIVSVANPRIMESLGADINSVIWVTSAYLLAYAVPLLITGRLGDRFGPRKLYLLGLVVFTLASLWCGLSANVETLIAARVLQGFGAAIMTPQTMAVITRIFPPDRRGAAMSIWGATAGMATLVGPILGGVLVDGLGWEWIFFINVPVGVVGFILAWRNVPVLTTHPHRFDIPGVLLSAVGLFLLVFGIQEGETYNWGTISGPVTVWGLIIAGTAVLVLFVLWQRFNKGEPLLPLGLFRDRNFSLANLGITLVGFTVTAFTLPLIFYYQLVRGLTPTQSALLMVPMALISGGMAPVVGKIVDRVNPKYLAAGGLTLMAVSLVWNSALMQPDTPILMFLLPSAVLGFANAGIWAPLSTTATRNLPPRQAGAGSGVYNTTRQIGAVLGSAAIAVLIQSRLAAELPSGGPGGGAGEGIGFSGSLPEALHSGFATAMGQSILLPAAVILVGAAVALFFAKPQPVQHWGAPSAKVDAGLDSAG; encoded by the coding sequence GTGGAAAACGTAGCAAAGCAGTGGCCTGCCCTTTGGTCGCTGGTGATCGGGTTCTTTATGATCCTGATCGACAGCACCATCGTGTCCGTGGCAAACCCGCGGATCATGGAGAGCCTGGGCGCGGACATCAACTCGGTGATCTGGGTGACCAGCGCCTACCTGTTGGCATACGCGGTGCCGCTGCTGATCACCGGCAGGCTGGGCGACCGTTTCGGTCCCAGGAAGCTTTATCTGCTCGGCCTGGTGGTGTTTACGCTGGCCTCGCTGTGGTGTGGTCTTTCCGCCAATGTGGAGACCCTCATTGCGGCGCGGGTGCTACAGGGCTTTGGCGCGGCGATCATGACTCCCCAGACCATGGCCGTCATCACGCGGATCTTCCCGCCGGACCGCCGCGGGGCGGCCATGTCCATTTGGGGAGCAACCGCCGGCATGGCCACCCTTGTCGGGCCTATCCTGGGCGGCGTCCTGGTGGACGGCCTGGGCTGGGAATGGATCTTCTTCATCAACGTCCCGGTCGGCGTTGTGGGCTTTATCCTCGCCTGGCGCAATGTTCCCGTCCTCACTACCCACCCGCACCGGTTCGACATCCCCGGCGTCCTGCTCAGCGCCGTCGGACTCTTCCTGCTGGTGTTCGGCATCCAGGAAGGCGAGACGTACAACTGGGGCACCATCAGCGGGCCTGTCACCGTGTGGGGCCTGATCATCGCGGGAACCGCCGTCCTGGTCCTGTTTGTCCTGTGGCAGCGGTTCAACAAGGGCGAACCGCTGTTGCCGCTGGGTCTTTTCCGGGACCGGAACTTCTCCCTCGCCAACCTCGGAATCACCTTGGTGGGCTTCACGGTGACTGCCTTCACCCTGCCGCTGATTTTCTACTACCAGCTGGTCCGCGGCCTGACACCCACCCAGTCGGCCCTCTTGATGGTGCCCATGGCACTGATCTCCGGCGGCATGGCGCCCGTGGTGGGGAAGATCGTGGACCGCGTCAATCCCAAGTATCTTGCCGCTGGCGGCCTGACCCTGATGGCTGTGTCGCTGGTCTGGAACTCGGCCCTGATGCAGCCGGACACCCCGATCCTCATGTTCCTGCTGCCCAGTGCTGTCCTGGGATTCGCGAACGCGGGCATCTGGGCGCCGCTCAGCACCACCGCCACGCGCAACCTTCCGCCGCGGCAGGCCGGCGCCGGCTCAGGGGTCTACAACACCACGCGCCAGATCGGCGCGGTGCTGGGCAGCGCTGCCATCGCCGTGCTGATCCAGTCCCGGCTGGCTGCCGAGCTTCCTTCGGGCGGACCGGGCGGAGGTGCCGGCGAGGGCATCGGCTTCTCGGGGAGCCTGCCGGAGGCTCTCCACAGCGGATTCGCGACGGCGATGGGACAGTCCATCCTGCTGCCCGCCGCAGTGATCCTGGTGGGCGCGGCCGTGGCACTGTTCTTTGCCAAACCCCAGCCGGTCCAGCACTGGGGCGCCCCCTCAGCCAAGGTGGACGCTGGTCTGGATTCCGCCGGCTGA
- a CDS encoding ankyrin repeat domain-containing protein codes for MTDNTAAPSDPPEAAGAPDDEALALAHTLFQAAREGDSALLRAYLDAGAPATLTNAAGDSLLMLAAYHGHADTVQLILKHGAEADTANDRGQTPLAGAAFKGYAEVARVLLDAGADPDAGSPSARAAAQMFARTEILDLLG; via the coding sequence ATGACTGACAACACCGCTGCACCGTCCGACCCGCCCGAAGCCGCTGGAGCGCCCGACGACGAAGCGCTGGCTTTGGCGCACACGCTCTTCCAGGCGGCCAGGGAGGGGGACTCCGCGCTCCTGCGTGCCTATCTCGACGCCGGCGCTCCCGCCACTTTGACGAATGCGGCGGGTGATTCCCTGCTGATGCTGGCCGCCTACCACGGCCACGCAGACACTGTTCAGCTGATCCTGAAACACGGCGCCGAGGCGGACACCGCCAACGACCGGGGCCAGACCCCGCTGGCGGGAGCCGCCTTCAAGGGCTACGCCGAGGTTGCCCGCGTCCTGCTGGACGCCGGAGCAGACCCGGACGCAGGATCGCCGTCGGCCCGCGCCGCCGCCCAAATGTTCGCCCGGACAGAGATCCTGGATCTCCTGGGCTAG